TCGCCTTCTGATAATTCTTCAAATCCTTGACCTGATTGTAATTTACCCCAACCAGCAAATACATCTGCATCAATTTGTGGAATATATGAATTATATAAATCGATATGAACGACTTCATCGTTTGGATTTGTTGCTTTATAGCTTTCGATAAAAGCTTGAGCTGTTGCCATTGAGAATGATACTGTTTCATCATGTGGATGAGCTGTAATAAATAATACTTGTGACATATTAAAAATTCCTTCCTGTTATAAAAATTAAACTAACTATAATTATTATACTAAGTATTTTTTATAAATCAATAGGAATGCTTATGAAAAAAGTGAGATATTACACTTGAGCATCACGCTTAAACGAGACTTTTTCGGATTTTACTAGAAATCATATCGATCAGTGCGACCATGACAACTAAGCCAATCAGTATAATGCCTACACGATCCCATGTTCTTGTTTGAAGTGCAAATATGAGTGGTGTACCAATACCGCCTGCACCAATAAGACCTAGAATAGAAGCGGATCTTAAATTGAGTTCGAAACGATATAACACTAACGATAAATATGACGGTAATATTTGTGGCACAACAGCAAACATTAAAGTCTTAATAGAGTTTGCACCACTGGCCACGAGTGATTCAGTAGGGCTAAGGTCGAGATTCTCTAAATCTTCAGCAAATAATTTACCCATCATACCAATAGAATGTATACCGAGTGCAAGTACACCTGAAAATGATCCAGGTCCAACAGCTTTTATAAAAATAATAGCCATCACAATTTCAGGGAAAACTCTAATGACACTCAATACAAATTTACTGACACTTGAAACTGGCTTGTTTTTTACCATATTTTTAGCAGCGATAAAAGCAAATGGAATACAAATGATTGCTGATAAAAACGTACTAATCACAGCGATAGCAAATGTTTCGAGTAAACCTCGTAATAAGTCTTCACCTTCAGGAATATAAACATATGACCAGTCTGGGTGTATCAGTCCATCGATAATTGAACGGAGTATTGTACCTGATTGTGATTTGATCTCAAAAGCAGGAATACCAACGAATGCCCAAATTAATAAAATGACAATGATGATTGAGATTATCCAGCGACGAATGAGGTGTTTCTGTTGATAAGGTTGTTGAATTTCAAATTGTGTTTGTGTCATGTCAGACGTTCCCTCACTTTCGTACTTAATAAGT
The Mammaliicoccus sp. Dog046 genome window above contains:
- the phnE gene encoding phosphonate ABC transporter, permease protein PhnE; protein product: MTQTQFEIQQPYQQKHLIRRWIISIIIVILLIWAFVGIPAFEIKSQSGTILRSIIDGLIHPDWSYVYIPEGEDLLRGLLETFAIAVISTFLSAIICIPFAFIAAKNMVKNKPVSSVSKFVLSVIRVFPEIVMAIIFIKAVGPGSFSGVLALGIHSIGMMGKLFAEDLENLDLSPTESLVASGANSIKTLMFAVVPQILPSYLSLVLYRFELNLRSASILGLIGAGGIGTPLIFALQTRTWDRVGIILIGLVVMVALIDMISSKIRKSLV